Proteins co-encoded in one Armatimonadota bacterium genomic window:
- a CDS encoding 2-oxoacid:acceptor oxidoreductase subunit alpha: MSARPRLVQGNAACAAGAIAAGCRFYAGYPITPSSEIAEEMARRLPGVGGVFVQMEDEIASLAAVLGASLGGLRAMTATSGPGFSLMQEHLGFAAMAEIPCVVVDVMRGGPSTGLPTSPAQGDVMQARWGTHGDAASVVVAPGSVTEVYELTADAFALAERFRTPVVVLYDEVIGHLREEAILRPLPPERTPQRRRPQGPPAAYRPYAPDPDGVPPLADFGSGYRFHVTGLAHDDRGFPTQDPAVIDAHQRRRIRKLAAVTDALAPVEVYRTDDARVLFVGYGITGRAACEAADLARAAGLPAGALRLRLLWPFPVQAVRAAMATCDLVVVAELNLGQVVYEVERAAAGRVPVVPCCRVDGQPLAPEELLAAADVAVPVGRLA; encoded by the coding sequence ATGAGCGCCCGCCCGCGGCTGGTCCAGGGGAACGCGGCCTGCGCGGCCGGGGCCATCGCGGCGGGGTGCCGCTTCTACGCGGGCTACCCGATCACGCCGTCGTCCGAGATCGCCGAAGAGATGGCGCGCCGGCTGCCGGGCGTCGGAGGCGTCTTCGTGCAGATGGAAGACGAGATCGCCTCCCTGGCGGCGGTGCTCGGCGCCTCGCTGGGCGGGCTGCGCGCCATGACCGCCACCAGCGGGCCGGGCTTCTCGCTCATGCAGGAACACCTGGGCTTCGCCGCCATGGCCGAGATCCCGTGCGTCGTCGTCGACGTGATGCGCGGCGGCCCGAGCACCGGGCTCCCGACCTCTCCCGCCCAGGGCGACGTGATGCAGGCCCGCTGGGGGACGCACGGCGACGCCGCCAGCGTGGTGGTGGCGCCGGGATCGGTGACCGAGGTCTACGAGCTGACGGCGGATGCGTTTGCGCTGGCCGAGCGGTTCCGCACGCCGGTCGTCGTGCTGTACGACGAGGTGATCGGGCACCTGCGCGAGGAGGCGATCCTGCGGCCGCTGCCGCCCGAACGGACGCCGCAGCGGCGACGGCCCCAGGGCCCGCCGGCCGCCTACCGGCCCTACGCGCCCGATCCCGACGGCGTGCCGCCGCTCGCCGACTTCGGCAGCGGCTACCGGTTCCACGTGACCGGCCTGGCCCACGACGACCGGGGCTTTCCCACGCAGGACCCCGCGGTGATCGACGCGCACCAGCGTCGCCGCATCCGCAAGCTGGCGGCTGTCACGGATGCCCTCGCGCCAGTGGAGGTCTACCGCACCGACGACGCCCGCGTGCTGTTCGTCGGCTACGGCATCACCGGGCGGGCCGCGTGCGAGGCCGCGGACCTGGCCCGCGCAGCGGGGCTCCCCGCGGGCGCCCTGCGGTTGCGCCTGCTGTGGCCCTTCCCCGTCCAGGCCGTCCGCGCCGCCATGGCCACCTGTGACCTGGTGGTGGTCGCCGAGCTCAACCTCGGGCAGGTCGTCTACGAGGTCGAGCGCGCGGCAGCCGGCCGCGTGCCCGTCGTGCCGTGCTGCCGCGTCGACGGCCAGCCGCTGGCGCCCGAGGAGCTCCTCGCTGCGGCAGACGTCGCGGTGCCCGTCGGGAGGCTGGCATGA
- a CDS encoding 2-oxoacid:acceptor oxidoreductase family protein: protein MSLAVHRQTVPTRGVLFVGVGGQGVLLASTILGEVAMAAGLDVKKSEVHGMAKRGGVVFSHVRFGTEVFSPLIGLAEADALVAFEWAEGLRWLPYLKRDGLLVLDLARIVPPAAQRDHRTWTVRYPDLDPAALTGHHGPVVAVDARGRAMQLGSPHVANTILLGVLAARLEFPTALWEEVIERCVPPGTAAVNRRAFHEGRTLEPCALTWAQRWTPPQGVPGWRVAVATAWCKGCDICVRVCPEGILRPDGRGAVEVTVPERCTGCRLCEWLCPDFAITVHSRPAAPAGVAR from the coding sequence GTGAGCCTGGCCGTGCACCGGCAGACGGTCCCGACCCGCGGCGTGCTCTTCGTCGGCGTCGGGGGCCAGGGCGTGCTGCTGGCCAGCACGATCCTGGGCGAGGTGGCCATGGCCGCCGGCCTCGACGTCAAGAAGAGCGAGGTCCACGGCATGGCCAAACGGGGCGGCGTCGTCTTCAGCCATGTCCGCTTCGGCACCGAGGTCTTCAGCCCCCTGATCGGACTCGCGGAGGCCGACGCGCTGGTGGCGTTCGAGTGGGCGGAAGGCCTGCGGTGGCTTCCGTACCTGAAGCGCGACGGGCTGCTGGTGCTCGACCTCGCGCGCATCGTGCCGCCTGCGGCCCAGCGCGACCATCGGACGTGGACGGTGCGCTACCCCGACCTCGACCCGGCGGCGCTGACCGGGCACCATGGCCCGGTCGTGGCCGTGGACGCGCGGGGCAGGGCCATGCAGCTGGGGTCGCCCCACGTGGCCAACACGATCCTGCTCGGCGTGCTCGCCGCGCGGCTGGAGTTCCCGACGGCGCTGTGGGAAGAGGTGATCGAGCGGTGCGTGCCGCCGGGCACGGCGGCCGTCAACCGGCGGGCGTTCCACGAAGGCCGCACGCTCGAGCCCTGCGCGTTGACGTGGGCGCAGCGGTGGACGCCGCCCCAGGGCGTGCCGGGCTGGCGCGTGGCCGTCGCCACGGCGTGGTGCAAGGGATGCGACATCTGCGTGCGCGTCTGCCCCGAGGGCATCCTGCGCCCCGACGGCCGCGGCGCGGTCGAGGTCACGGTGCCCGAGCGGTGCACCGGCTGCCGGCTGTGCGAGTGGTTGTGCCCCGACTTCGCCATCACGGTCCACTCCCGGCCCGCAGCACCGGCCGGCGTTGCACGATGA
- a CDS encoding 3-isopropylmalate dehydratase small subunit codes for MIPSGTHSAPTDPATPRAIRGRAWCFGDDISTDLLAPGAYAVAPLQERARHVLEAVNPRFAAEVQPGDVVVAGRNFGCGSSREHAPEGLKALGVGCVVAEGFARIFLRNAVAIGLPVLPCPGVTAAVDDGDPVQVDLATGVVRNLRTGAVVHGVPLPPQMLAILEAGGIVALLRQRAPQAGAGWTTG; via the coding sequence ATGATCCCATCGGGCACCCACTCCGCGCCCACAGACCCTGCGACGCCGCGGGCGATCCGGGGCCGGGCGTGGTGCTTCGGTGACGACATCAGCACCGACCTGCTGGCTCCCGGCGCCTACGCGGTGGCACCGCTCCAGGAGCGCGCGCGCCACGTGCTGGAGGCCGTAAACCCACGCTTCGCTGCCGAGGTCCAGCCGGGCGACGTGGTGGTCGCCGGGCGCAACTTCGGGTGTGGCAGCAGCCGCGAGCACGCCCCCGAGGGGCTGAAGGCGCTGGGCGTGGGTTGCGTGGTGGCCGAAGGGTTCGCCCGCATCTTCCTGCGCAACGCGGTGGCCATCGGGCTGCCGGTCCTCCCCTGCCCCGGCGTGACCGCGGCGGTCGACGACGGCGACCCGGTGCAGGTGGACCTGGCCACCGGGGTCGTCCGCAACCTGCGCACGGGCGCCGTGGTACACGGCGTCCCGCTGCCGCCTCAGATGCTGGCCATTCTCGAGGCCGGCGGCATCGTGGCCCTGCTGCGCCAGCGGGCCCCGCAGGCGGGCGCGGGCTGGACGACGGGATGA
- a CDS encoding 2-oxoacid:acceptor oxidoreductase family protein, giving the protein MRLAIRLTGAGGQGIVLAGLLLAEAAVRDGHHVVCTQAYGPESRGGASRSEVIVSDAAIAYPVARQVDLLIALTPDAWARWWPEITPGGIALPDADRANLPAAPAVRARAVPIVATARAVTGSPRPANVVAVGVAAALCALPSRQALDEAVRARWSTAAAAVNLRALDAGWRVGTALRAEGWAPRAVAPAGSVVAS; this is encoded by the coding sequence ATGAGGCTGGCGATCCGCCTCACCGGTGCGGGCGGTCAGGGGATCGTCCTGGCCGGGCTACTCCTGGCCGAGGCCGCGGTCCGCGACGGTCACCACGTCGTGTGCACCCAGGCCTACGGCCCCGAATCCCGTGGCGGAGCCAGCCGCTCGGAGGTGATCGTCAGCGATGCGGCCATCGCGTATCCGGTGGCGCGCCAGGTGGACCTGCTGATCGCGCTCACCCCGGACGCCTGGGCGCGCTGGTGGCCCGAGATCACCCCGGGCGGCATCGCCCTGCCGGACGCCGACCGCGCGAACCTGCCGGCGGCGCCCGCAGTGCGCGCCCGCGCCGTGCCCATCGTGGCCACCGCCCGCGCGGTGACCGGCTCGCCGCGACCGGCCAACGTCGTGGCCGTCGGGGTCGCCGCCGCCCTGTGCGCCCTGCCCTCCCGGCAGGCGCTGGACGAGGCGGTGCGGGCGCGGTGGTCGACCGCCGCAGCCGCCGTCAACCTCCGCGCGCTGGACGCCGGGTGGCGCGTGGGGACGGCGCTGCGGGCGGAGGGCTGGGCGCCGCGGGCGGTGGCGCCCGCAGGGAGCGTGGTCGCCTCGTGA
- a CDS encoding CoA transferase has protein sequence MRALEGVRVLDFSQGAAGPICTMHLGDLGAEVIKVEPPGGEWGRQLGPPFVGGVAAAFIGMNRNKRSIVVDLKQPAARAVILRLVARSDVLVESFRPGVMARLGLDDATLRPQHPRLIYCAISAFGQSGPWRDRPGVDGIVQAAAGLMSVTGTPEGEPVKVGTPAADTTAGFLAACGILAALLARERTGRGQRVDVSLLDALLAFQAVPLAMYLASGTPPGRTGSAAPYAAPNEAFPTADGYIMVAAYTPERWQALCQVLGHPELAHDPRFATNEARVRHRAALRETLAPIFRAQPSHHWLARLEAADIVCGPILTYPELEAHPQVAHNGMLVTLHHPRLGPVRVVGSPLRLEATPPEFRAPAPLPGEHTAAVLREAGFTADEIDQLAAAGVVRLAEPQEAGEAPAPALRHGGEQA, from the coding sequence GTGAGGGCCCTGGAGGGCGTGCGGGTGCTCGACTTCTCCCAGGGCGCGGCCGGGCCCATCTGCACCATGCACCTGGGCGATCTCGGTGCCGAGGTGATCAAGGTCGAGCCGCCCGGCGGCGAGTGGGGGCGGCAGCTCGGCCCGCCGTTCGTCGGCGGCGTGGCCGCGGCGTTCATCGGCATGAACCGCAACAAGCGCAGCATCGTCGTGGACCTCAAGCAGCCGGCGGCCCGCGCGGTGATCCTGCGGCTGGTGGCGCGCAGCGACGTCCTGGTGGAGAGCTTCCGGCCCGGAGTGATGGCGCGCCTTGGGCTCGACGACGCCACCCTGCGCCCGCAGCACCCGCGCCTGATCTACTGCGCGATCTCCGCCTTCGGGCAGTCGGGCCCATGGCGCGACCGGCCCGGGGTCGACGGCATCGTCCAGGCGGCGGCCGGCCTGATGAGCGTGACGGGGACGCCCGAGGGCGAGCCCGTCAAGGTGGGGACGCCCGCAGCCGACACCACGGCAGGCTTCCTCGCCGCATGCGGGATCCTGGCGGCGCTGCTGGCGCGCGAACGCACCGGACGTGGCCAGCGGGTGGACGTCTCGCTCCTGGACGCGCTGCTGGCGTTCCAGGCGGTGCCGCTGGCGATGTACCTGGCCTCGGGCACCCCGCCGGGCCGTACGGGGAGTGCCGCGCCCTACGCCGCGCCCAACGAGGCCTTTCCCACCGCCGACGGCTACATCATGGTCGCCGCCTACACGCCCGAGCGCTGGCAGGCCCTCTGCCAGGTGCTCGGGCACCCCGAGCTCGCCCACGACCCCCGGTTCGCCACCAACGAAGCGCGCGTGCGCCATCGCGCCGCCCTGCGGGAGACGTTGGCGCCCATCTTCCGCGCGCAGCCGTCGCACCACTGGCTGGCGCGTCTGGAGGCGGCCGACATCGTGTGCGGCCCCATCCTCACCTATCCCGAGCTCGAGGCCCACCCGCAGGTCGCGCACAACGGCATGCTGGTCACTCTGCACCACCCGCGGCTGGGGCCCGTGCGCGTGGTGGGCTCACCGCTGCGCCTGGAGGCGACGCCGCCCGAGTTCCGCGCGCCCGCGCCCCTGCCGGGCGAACACACCGCCGCGGTGTTGCGCGAGGCCGGCTTCACGGCCGACGAGATCGACCAGCTGGCAGCCGCCGGCGTGGTCCGGCTGGCCGAGCCCCAGGAGGCGGGCGAGGCCCCGGCACCGGCGCTGCGGCATGGAGGTGAACAGGCATGA
- a CDS encoding TetR/AcrR family transcriptional regulator: MVAPLRHPPAPRPQRRGAHPRRAHRVPVTREQVLRAAAALFRARGFERTTMQAIARAVGLTKASLYHHVRGKQALLYEILQHTLDRALPDLERIAATPAPAAERLRAAVRLHILTLVHDRDNVACFLEEGRALAPEYRQALMAWRDRYEALFRRIIADGIATGEFAPTDVRLAGFAVLGMVNWVVRWYRPDGQHTADEIAAHFAAYATGALQRGPRDAAPVAPPAGGDGP; encoded by the coding sequence ATGGTCGCCCCGCTGCGGCATCCCCCGGCGCCAAGACCCCAGCGCCGTGGGGCGCACCCCCGCCGGGCCCACCGGGTCCCCGTGACCCGCGAGCAGGTGCTGCGGGCTGCCGCCGCGCTCTTCCGGGCGCGGGGCTTCGAGCGCACCACGATGCAGGCGATCGCCCGCGCCGTGGGCCTGACCAAGGCGTCGCTCTACCACCACGTCCGCGGGAAGCAGGCGCTCCTCTACGAGATCCTGCAGCACACGCTGGACCGCGCGCTGCCCGACCTGGAGCGGATCGCGGCGACGCCGGCGCCGGCGGCCGAGCGCCTGCGGGCGGCCGTGCGGCTCCACATCCTGACGCTGGTGCACGACCGCGACAACGTCGCGTGTTTCCTCGAGGAGGGCCGCGCACTGGCTCCCGAGTACCGCCAGGCCCTGATGGCGTGGCGGGACCGCTACGAGGCGTTGTTCCGCCGCATCATCGCCGACGGGATCGCCACCGGCGAGTTCGCGCCCACCGACGTGCGCCTGGCGGGGTTCGCGGTGCTGGGCATGGTCAACTGGGTGGTGCGCTGGTACCGGCCCGACGGCCAGCACACCGCCGACGAGATCGCCGCGCACTTTGCCGCCTACGCCACCGGCGCCCTGCAGCGGGGACCCCGCGACGCGGCCCCGGTGGCGCCTCCTGCTGGGGGCGACGGGCCGTGA
- the iorA gene encoding indolepyruvate ferredoxin oxidoreductase subunit alpha — MGLAHSPTTTPRRALLLGNHAIARGAWEAGVAVAAGYPGTPSTEILEALARYDDVYVEWSTNEKVALDVAVGAAFGGARALVTTKHVGLNVAADTLMVLGYTGVPAGCVIVTADDPGMHSSQNEQDNRVYARFAGLPMLEPADPAEARAFTIAAFELSETFEVPVLLRTTTRVNHGCSLVPLGERRARPAGGFRRDPQRLVMLPAHARARHPVLLERLERLAAAAETSPLNVVELRDRRVGVVTCGAAYHYVREVLPAASVLKLGFSYPLPMARLRAFAAAVDRLIVVEELEPLVEDALRAAGLSVEGKAFFPRTGELTPDVVREGFVRAGVLDAPLPDRPRALEAPRPPVLCPGCPHTVPFLALRRLGAVVAGDIGCYTLAALEPLAAMDTCLAMGSSIGVALGLARSGGAPGPVVAAIGDSTFLHAGLPALIDAVYTQAPITVLVLDNGTTAMTGGQPHPGTGQTIRGTPAPRVDLAAVCRAVGVESVQVVDPYDVGATYRALEAALAHPGPAVVITNRPCVESPAKVRTLPLAVHADACTACQACMALGCPAIVWVPQWYEGRPKVAIDPALCMGCAVCAQLCPPGAIVPAPAGARAVVRADGAHPYGATGPAGGDP; from the coding sequence ATGGGCCTCGCGCACTCCCCGACCACGACGCCCCGACGGGCGCTCCTGCTGGGCAACCACGCCATCGCCCGCGGCGCGTGGGAAGCCGGCGTGGCCGTGGCCGCCGGGTACCCGGGCACCCCGAGCACCGAGATCCTCGAAGCGCTGGCCCGCTACGACGACGTGTACGTGGAGTGGTCCACCAACGAGAAGGTGGCCCTGGACGTGGCGGTGGGGGCGGCGTTCGGCGGCGCCCGCGCCCTGGTCACCACCAAGCACGTCGGCCTCAACGTGGCCGCCGACACCCTGATGGTCCTGGGGTACACCGGCGTCCCCGCGGGATGCGTGATCGTCACCGCCGACGACCCCGGCATGCACAGCTCGCAGAACGAACAGGACAACCGGGTCTACGCGCGCTTCGCGGGCCTGCCCATGCTGGAGCCCGCCGACCCTGCCGAGGCCCGGGCTTTCACCATCGCCGCCTTCGAGCTCAGCGAGACGTTCGAGGTGCCGGTCCTGCTGCGCACCACGACCCGTGTGAACCACGGGTGCAGCCTGGTCCCCCTGGGCGAGCGCCGCGCCCGGCCGGCGGGTGGATTCCGCCGCGACCCGCAGCGCCTGGTCATGCTCCCCGCCCATGCCCGGGCCCGTCATCCCGTGCTGCTGGAGCGCCTCGAGCGCCTGGCCGCGGCGGCCGAGACGTCGCCGCTCAACGTCGTCGAGCTGCGCGACCGACGGGTCGGCGTGGTGACCTGCGGCGCGGCGTACCACTACGTGCGCGAGGTGCTCCCCGCAGCCAGCGTCCTGAAACTGGGCTTCTCGTACCCGCTGCCCATGGCGCGGCTGCGGGCGTTCGCAGCGGCGGTCGACCGCCTGATCGTCGTCGAGGAACTGGAACCGCTGGTCGAGGACGCCCTGCGGGCCGCGGGGCTTTCGGTCGAGGGCAAAGCGTTCTTCCCGCGCACCGGCGAGCTGACGCCCGACGTGGTGCGCGAGGGGTTCGTGCGGGCGGGGGTGCTGGACGCGCCGCTGCCCGACCGCCCACGGGCCCTGGAGGCGCCCCGACCGCCGGTGCTGTGCCCCGGCTGTCCACACACCGTCCCGTTTCTGGCCCTGCGGCGGCTGGGTGCGGTGGTGGCTGGCGACATCGGCTGCTACACCCTGGCCGCCCTGGAACCGCTGGCGGCCATGGACACGTGCCTGGCGATGGGCTCGAGCATCGGCGTGGCACTGGGCCTCGCCAGATCCGGCGGAGCACCCGGACCGGTGGTGGCCGCGATCGGCGACTCCACGTTCCTGCACGCAGGGCTGCCGGCCCTGATCGACGCCGTGTACACCCAAGCGCCGATCACCGTCCTCGTCCTCGACAACGGCACGACCGCGATGACCGGTGGCCAGCCGCACCCGGGCACCGGGCAGACGATCCGCGGCACACCGGCCCCTCGCGTCGACCTGGCGGCGGTGTGCCGGGCGGTGGGCGTCGAGTCGGTGCAGGTGGTCGACCCCTACGACGTGGGCGCCACGTACCGCGCGCTGGAGGCGGCGCTGGCCCACCCCGGCCCCGCGGTGGTCATCACCAACCGGCCCTGCGTGGAGTCGCCCGCGAAGGTGCGGACCCTGCCCCTGGCGGTACACGCCGACGCCTGCACCGCCTGTCAGGCGTGCATGGCGTTGGGGTGTCCGGCGATCGTCTGGGTGCCCCAGTGGTACGAGGGCCGTCCCAAGGTCGCCATCGATCCGGCCCTGTGCATGGGCTGTGCCGTCTGCGCGCAGCTGTGCCCGCCCGGCGCGATCGTGCCGGCACCGGCAGGCGCGCGCGCGGTGGTACGAGCCGACGGCGCGCATCCGTACGGCGCCACGGGGCCGGCGGGAGGTGACCCGTGA
- a CDS encoding 2-oxoacid:ferredoxin oxidoreductase subunit beta produces MPHILCPGCGHGIVAGALLRAICRLGLDQDTVAVVAGIGCSSRLAGYLDFCTLHATHGRAPAFATGLKLARPDLHVIVITGDGDGLAIGGNHLIHAARRNVDLTCLLFNNEIYGMTGGQLAPTTREGGVATTAPYGNVEPPFDACRLLAAAGATFVARGLAAQPLVLEELIARALAHRGFAFVEVLTDCPEFHGRYNRLGSGAAMLLGQIRATAAVEAHLAPLASTVVHPGLPPVRPPVETGVLVETTRPEFGDRLRAAAARWADAREDHAP; encoded by the coding sequence ATGCCCCACATCCTGTGTCCCGGGTGCGGGCACGGCATCGTGGCCGGCGCGCTGCTGCGTGCGATCTGCCGGCTGGGCCTCGACCAGGACACGGTCGCGGTGGTGGCGGGAATCGGATGCAGCAGCCGGCTCGCCGGCTACCTGGACTTCTGCACGCTGCACGCCACCCACGGCCGCGCCCCGGCGTTCGCCACCGGACTGAAGCTGGCGCGGCCGGACCTGCACGTCATCGTCATCACCGGCGACGGCGACGGCCTGGCGATCGGCGGCAACCACCTGATCCACGCCGCCCGTCGTAACGTCGACCTCACCTGCCTGCTGTTCAACAACGAGATCTACGGCATGACCGGCGGCCAGCTGGCCCCTACCACCCGCGAGGGCGGCGTGGCCACCACCGCGCCTTACGGCAACGTCGAGCCGCCGTTCGACGCCTGCCGTCTGCTGGCCGCCGCCGGTGCGACGTTCGTGGCGCGCGGTCTGGCCGCGCAGCCGCTGGTCCTGGAGGAGTTGATCGCCCGCGCGCTGGCGCACCGCGGCTTCGCGTTCGTCGAGGTGCTCACCGACTGCCCGGAGTTCCACGGCCGGTACAACCGGCTCGGCAGCGGCGCGGCCATGTTGCTGGGCCAGATCCGCGCCACCGCGGCCGTCGAGGCGCACCTGGCCCCGCTGGCGTCCACGGTGGTGCATCCGGGCCTCCCGCCCGTGCGCCCGCCCGTGGAGACCGGGGTGCTGGTGGAGACGACGCGTCCCGAGTTCGGCGACCGCCTGCGGGCAGCAGCGGCCCGATGGGCGGATGCGCGGGAGGACCACGCGCCATGA
- a CDS encoding LeuA family protein gives MRVPETALIYDWNAAGTRRMAPARPVEVNDETLRDGLQSPSVLHPPVDRKLAILHLMDRLGIHSANIGYPGASPQALDDVVLLAREIRDARLRIRPNCAGRTCEADIVPIAEAQQRAGVGIDAALFLGSSPIRQYVEGWDLDFLLRTTEAAVSLARRLGLEVMFVTEDTTRARPDHLRRIYRTAIAAGAGRICLADTVGHATPWGVARLVRYMRRVLGTDVRIDWHGHRDRGLDVINSLVAAAAGADRLHACALGIGERVGNTSMEQLLVNLKLLGWSDPDLRALPEYCQTVAEAVGLPVLPNTPVIGKDAFETSTGVHAAAVRKAMAKGDHWLANRVYSGVPAEAVGREQVISIGPMSGQANVLWWCERHGIAPEPGLVTRILDLAKASNRVLRDEEILRLLVARAS, from the coding sequence ATGCGAGTGCCAGAGACCGCGCTGATCTACGACTGGAACGCGGCGGGCACGCGGCGGATGGCCCCGGCGCGGCCGGTCGAGGTGAACGACGAGACGCTGCGCGACGGGCTGCAGAGTCCGTCGGTCCTCCACCCGCCTGTAGACCGCAAGCTGGCCATCCTGCACCTGATGGATCGGCTGGGCATCCACAGCGCCAACATCGGGTATCCGGGGGCGAGCCCCCAGGCGCTGGACGACGTGGTGCTGCTGGCGCGGGAGATCCGGGACGCGCGCCTGCGCATCCGGCCCAACTGTGCCGGGCGGACGTGCGAGGCCGACATCGTGCCCATCGCCGAGGCCCAGCAGCGCGCCGGGGTGGGCATCGACGCCGCGCTGTTCCTGGGGTCCAGCCCGATCCGGCAGTACGTCGAGGGCTGGGACCTGGACTTCCTGCTCCGCACGACCGAGGCGGCGGTGAGCCTGGCGCGCCGGCTGGGGCTCGAGGTGATGTTCGTCACGGAAGACACCACCAGGGCGCGCCCCGACCACCTGCGCCGTATCTACCGGACCGCGATCGCCGCCGGCGCCGGCCGCATCTGTCTCGCCGACACCGTGGGCCACGCCACGCCGTGGGGGGTGGCGCGCCTGGTGCGCTACATGCGCCGCGTGCTGGGCACCGACGTGCGCATCGACTGGCACGGACACCGCGACCGCGGCCTCGACGTCATCAACAGCCTGGTGGCGGCTGCCGCGGGCGCCGACCGGCTGCACGCGTGCGCGCTGGGCATCGGCGAGCGGGTGGGCAACACCAGCATGGAGCAGTTGCTCGTCAACCTGAAGCTGCTGGGCTGGTCCGACCCCGACCTGCGCGCCCTGCCCGAGTACTGCCAGACCGTGGCCGAGGCCGTGGGCCTGCCCGTGTTGCCCAACACGCCGGTGATCGGCAAGGACGCCTTCGAGACCAGCACCGGCGTGCACGCGGCGGCGGTGCGCAAGGCCATGGCGAAGGGCGACCACTGGCTGGCCAACCGGGTCTACAGCGGCGTACCCGCCGAGGCCGTGGGCCGCGAACAGGTCATCAGCATCGGGCCGATGAGCGGCCAGGCCAACGTGCTGTGGTGGTGCGAGCGGCACGGGATCGCGCCGGAGCCCGGACTCGTGACGCGCATCCTGGACCTGGCCAAGGCCAGCAACCGCGTGCTGCGGGACGAGGAGATCCTGCGCCTGCTGGTGGCGCGGGCCTCGTAG
- a CDS encoding 3-isopropylmalate dehydratase large subunit — translation MGMTMAEKILARASGRTAVRPGEFVVGRPDFALLHDIFAAPVFDLLRECGVLAVWDRTRVAVVLDHLVPAPSVAAAEVHRRIRSHVRDYGIAHFFDAGQGICHQLVAERGLVAPGQLLLGTDSHTTTAGALGVGGTGIGTSEMAYVLATGELWLQVPPSIRVDLRGRLAPAVMWKDAVLALAGLLGADGAQYQALEFGGPAAAQVDLAGRLTIANMAVELGAKFGLFPADAVTLAHLRRCGVAAEPFAADSDAQYARTVVLELDDLVPQVAGPHAVDRVRPVHEVEDLPIDQAFIGSCTNGRIEDLRVAAQILAGRRVHPHTRLLIGPASQQVEQQAEREGLLATLLDAGAVLLPPGCGPCFGGHLGVLAPGERCLGAHNRNFAGRMGSPQAEIYLASPATVAASALYGRVTDPRRVVATAGART, via the coding sequence ATGGGCATGACGATGGCCGAGAAGATCCTCGCCAGGGCCTCCGGGCGCACGGCGGTCCGCCCGGGCGAGTTCGTCGTCGGTCGGCCCGACTTCGCCCTCCTCCACGACATCTTCGCGGCCCCCGTCTTCGATCTGTTGCGCGAGTGCGGCGTGCTGGCGGTGTGGGACCGGACACGGGTCGCGGTGGTCCTGGACCACCTGGTGCCCGCGCCGTCCGTGGCGGCGGCCGAGGTGCACCGCCGCATCCGCAGCCACGTGCGCGACTACGGCATCGCCCACTTCTTCGACGCCGGCCAGGGGATCTGCCACCAGCTGGTGGCGGAGCGCGGCCTGGTGGCCCCGGGGCAGCTGTTGCTGGGCACCGACTCCCACACCACCACCGCCGGCGCGTTGGGCGTGGGCGGCACCGGGATCGGCACCTCGGAGATGGCCTACGTGCTGGCCACGGGCGAGCTGTGGCTGCAGGTGCCGCCGTCGATCCGCGTGGACCTGCGCGGGCGCCTCGCACCCGCGGTGATGTGGAAGGACGCCGTCCTGGCGCTGGCCGGACTGCTGGGCGCCGACGGCGCGCAGTACCAGGCGCTCGAGTTCGGGGGGCCGGCGGCTGCGCAGGTCGACCTCGCGGGTCGGCTGACCATCGCCAACATGGCGGTGGAACTGGGCGCGAAGTTCGGCCTGTTCCCCGCCGACGCCGTCACACTGGCCCACCTGCGGCGCTGCGGCGTCGCGGCGGAGCCGTTCGCCGCCGACTCCGACGCGCAGTACGCGCGCACCGTGGTGCTGGAGCTGGATGACCTGGTGCCGCAGGTGGCCGGGCCCCATGCCGTGGATCGCGTGCGGCCCGTGCACGAGGTCGAAGATCTTCCCATCGACCAGGCGTTCATCGGGTCGTGCACCAACGGCCGCATCGAGGACCTGCGGGTGGCGGCGCAGATCCTTGCGGGCCGGCGGGTGCACCCGCACACGCGCCTGCTGATCGGGCCGGCCTCCCAGCAGGTCGAACAGCAGGCCGAGCGGGAAGGCCTGCTGGCGACCCTGCTGGACGCCGGCGCGGTGCTGCTCCCGCCGGGGTGCGGCCCGTGTTTCGGCGGCCACCTGGGGGTGCTGGCGCCCGGCGAGCGGTGCCTGGGCGCCCACAACCGCAACTTCGCCGGCCGCATGGGGAGTCCCCAGGCAGAGATTTACCTCGCGTCGCCCGCGACGGTGGCCGCCAGCGCGCTGTACGGCCGCGTCACCGATCCCCGACGCGTCGTTGCCACCGCGGGGGCACGGACATGA